TTCAGATCACACTTTGAACTATGGAAGGAGAGAGAGAGTTCAATAGCCATGACATGATGAATGTGTTGCACCGATCCCATTGAGGGAATAACGGGTCTATGACAGTGGGTGCTGAATGGAGCCGTTGAGGAACCCCATTTAGTTTTTGGAGACAAGGGTCTTGTGAAATGATTGAGACCATGAATAGTAATTTTTGCTAAGGAGGGCTGGTGAAACAATGACTGATGAGGGACTTCCACTAGGGTGGATGTAATATGGACGGGAAGGATTTTGGGTGGGGTCAGGTGGTGGATTTGAGGAATTTCCATCAAACCTAGGGTTGGATGTATTGGAAGCTAAGCCTGACATTTTAGAGAAAAGCTCCCGATACCATAAaagggaaaaacaaaaagagaaagagaagataTTGGAAAGAAATTCCCTGTATATTGATGAAAGAAAGGTACACCATATATACTGCAATAACATGTGGATAAgaaggaataaaagaaaacagaaaatagtACAAGAGCATAACCACTATACAGCTCATCATATTCTAGAAGAATTCTAACTATATTCTGAAATGCAAAAACATGAGGTAGCAGGATGTGCATTGTGGTCCATTTCTGTTTCAGCATAGTGTTGTTTTTGGGATGAATTGGGCTCTTTGTCTGTTACATTCTCTTTGTCAACCCCAATTTGGAATAACCTTGTTTTTGCTTAGCTTAGACTGCAGCAGATACagcttaaataaatatttgtagttGTATGGTGTCTCCTgattttccttgtttttttacatcatttatTACACATTGCGGCACTTGTGTTTAAGGGACTCATTCGATTAATATGACTGTCAGCAATAAGTTTTTACTTCTGTTTTCATGGTTTCAGCTTTCGTATAACTTCGGATTTagttaaatctttttttttgcCTTTCAGATTTCTTGATATCTGCTGCTGTTTCCGAATTCAAAGGTCCAGATATTTTTGGTGTTGTTCGCCTGGCTCAAGTAAACATGGAACTAGCTAGGATTGAAGCCAACTTTAGTGGGCTGTCACCAGGAAAGCACGGTTGGTCTATTAATGAGTTCGGAGATTTGACTAGAGGTGCAGCAAGCACTGGTAAAATATTCAATCCGATAAACGAGGAAAACTCCAAAGAGGTATGATTTTCACATACctttaaatttctcttttccttaCATGGTTTAGACATATTTCTTCTAGGCTTAAATATTGATTTGGTTTTTACACTTGCCCACAATTTTTGTCGTAGTCCATATACATGGAAACTATGTATTTTAGTTCCTATACAAGCAAGTATTTATGCTTTAGTCCCAGCCATCGGTTACCATGTATTTAGGAAGGAAGATGCACATAGAATATCTCAAAAACAAATTCCTTAGGCTACACTAGATACTTTTAAAACTGTACACTCAGGAAATAATCCTACCCGTTTATTCGGATTAATCCAATGACGAAGTTTTAAGGAGGTCAGCCCCTGAACTTCCTAGTGCTGATACTAATTAATGCTGGTCTCTTCTTTCCTTTGGCTTGAGACTGGGTACTCAAATAATCTGACCCGTTGATTTGGACTAATCCCATGACTATGTTTTTAGAAGGTCGGCCCTCAAACCTCCTTGGGCGGACACAGATTAATTGGATATGCAGAGTTGACAAAAAGAAGCCACGTGCAACACACTCTGGAAATTTCAAAGCCAGTTCCTATTATCCCGGGCTGACTAGACTGAGGCCATCGATAGCCTTTTTGAGTGGAACAAAAGCCTGTTTTACCAAATTGAATAATGCATTCTCTACCTCTTTGCCACTACTTGAGTAGTCTTGTATTGATGCATGACATGCCTTTTTACTATAATTCCACACTCTGCCCCTCGTATCTAATTGTGACACGTCAATTGAAAAATccatcttatttttaattaagtttcacGGAAGAATAACTGTCTTTGGGGGTTATtcagtttcttctttttctcaaacaTGCAGTAGTGTCAAttcctttctttcttaattAAGTTTACAAATGATTTCGATAAGAGATgcaaccagagtgcagttgcATTTGGGGCGAGTCGAGTGGAGAGTGATGCTTCTTCCAGTACAATCTGCAGTATGAGAtggaagagaaatagaaaacatGTTGATAAATTTCAGGGAGGAAATCTAAAGGTTAGAAAATGGTATATCAAAAAGAGGATTGTTGTTGTCTTTGCTTGCAACAGTGACTAACTAGCACTAGGCCCATGAGCTACGTCATCATGTCTACGAGCTTGCATAGGCTGTCGTTGAGGGAGGAGACTAGGGGGCCAACAACGATACTCCACAGGTTTCACCTCACCGTCTATGATGGTTTTTAGTATTTCAGTATGTGTCAGCTCCTCATTTCAGGAAATAATGTTTTAGATAAGAATGTTAATGACACAATATTATAACATGATGAAGATCCTACATTagctaaaaatattataatatataactagattcaaatcttattttacaagttaattttataaggttaaaataaatataaaattattcatacaAACAAAGCTATACTAAATTTAATGGGGTGGATGTTTTAATTGAGTGTCACTATTTGATTGGAGGGATAGAGTTTTTGAGCAGGAAATGAAGACCGGGGATTTGAGTTCTGTTGTTACTGATAGAGTGATGGTGATTTTTAGAAATCTTAAAAGAATGTTGCGTcaaataatttagtattttgatccaatttataaattaaattccgTGGTTGGAAGTTGGAAAATATGAAGTATGATTTAAAGTCTTTCTTTATTTTGGTCATGTACAAACATGCTCCTTCACATTTTGATTGGATTTTTCAGCCACTTGGCGACCTGGGAACACTAGAAGCCAATGAAAATGGTGATGCCTTCTACACTGGGGTCAAAGAAAAACTGAGGGTGGCTGATCTTATTGGAAGATCTATGGTGGTATATGCAACTgaagataaaacaaaacatgGCATAACTGCTGCAGTAATTGCAAGAAGTGCAGGAGTGGGTGAGAACTATAAAAAGCTCTGTACGTGTGATGGCACCACTATATGGGATGCCACGGATAAAGATTTTGTATCCAGCAAGGTCTGACAGAGTAATTCACTGAAAGCAAAGCATTGCTATTTAGTTGTCTTGTCCCCATCagcaatattatatttttaagatcgCATACCCCTTGGAAAGTAATTCATCTGTCTTTGATTTCTTCTCCAGCAattatgaacttttttttttttttggttaagaTGGATGTTAATTTGACATAAGTTATCGAGTTATTTTAGACATTTAATAATTGTTGgacattaataaaattgtataataaaaaaatgtagtaAAAAATTGTTGAGTTTAGGATTATTGTGTGTGGATGcgggtattttaaaatagatccttgtttatttatttgatacaagaatttttaaaatatacacagCATATTTTATCGGTGATTCTTTAGTTCAAAATGGTTGTGAAGTACAGTTTGTTGGTAGTGGAAGGAAGAACACACTCTCTCTGATAAGTAATTATTCACTCTCACAAAAATGTACACTATATGTCTGTTTATATGTTTCTGAGTATATGTATTGATTCAATAACAAATACAAAGTAAAAGGAAACTCTTATATAGAGTTGGCTCATAACGGAAAAATAGAATGAATAAAAACTGTCTTGAATTAATACATCTTTCCTTAATTCAAGTATTAGTACTAATAATGCCTAGTTCATCTCTCAACATTTTAAACCTCTTATTCTTCAAAGGTATCAATTAATTGTAGTTGAGTAGTGCAATAAATGAgttcaatttttcattattaactTGTTCTCTtaggaaatgaaatttaaaatctagTTCTTTTCATGTTTGTTAGATTTATGGTTGACTTATTATCTATAAGCAACCGAATAGGTTTTTCTATCTCAAAGGTTTAACTATACAATTTAGAAAACAACACTTGATCTTGCTATATATTCAGTTTTTCATGTACATCAAGCCACCACTCCTATGAACATGAACACATAAAAGtggtgttttcttttgtcaatgcTATCACTATACCAATCTCTACATATGAATAACCTAACAACTTGTTTCGCACTTGATCagatttaagaaacaaaatccCAAAATCTAAAGTTGCCTTTTATATATCTCAATATTCTTTTTGCATTTAACAAATGTTTCTTCTATAAATATGCTAAGAACTcctactaaaaaatatatatctcaATCTTTGTCATTTCGAATTCAATCATTTaaagtttcttgaattgttCAACATCTCTCATATTACTTTTCGTACTTTTCGTAATAAGTATATCATCAACAATTATACACAAATATTTAGTTAGTTTCATTTTGAATCTGAAAATACCTTTGGGAATAGTGATTctagaatattaaaaaaaagatatatttggaAATGAAtgtttcaaagtatttttttgatTTAGAAATATCTTCTGAAACATTCCAAAagttcctttcttttttattttaaacaacccaaaaacttctttttcatcGTTATTCTTCtccaaatttttattcttcaatcTTTCATTTCTTATCATACATGTCAAGTGGAGATTTCTCCTTTAACCTTACACAATTTTgtgtaaaagaagaaaatgaagtatAAGAGAAGAAGGTGCATAGCATTTCACGGTGCAAGAAAGGATTGTCAATTATTATCGTTTCTCTGAATCTCATTATCATTATTTgttgagtttttcttttgagCATGAGCCTAGAGCCTATCATGAAGCCTCTAAATGTTACATTCATTGGTTGCAAGTGAGTCTATTCCATGGAACGAAAACTAGATGGAAATGTTGAACATAATAAAGCGTGTCTCATTGCTACTGGTTTTTTCGAAAATTGAAGGGCTCGATTACTTTGAAACATTTTGTCATGTGATAAAAATGATAACCATTCGTTTTATTCTTGCTCTTGCCTCTATCAATCATTGACAAATTCAACAATTAAATGCTAGTAATGCATTTTCGTCTCCATCATAACTCAAACCCTTTGTTGGTAGACCTTTTATCTTATTAACGATTGattaaacaattattatatCTCACAAGTACTCATTTGAACATTGTTAATGCCACACAACTTAGTCAATTTATGGTTTTTCcaactaaaacaaattaaaatgttgTTGTACGAGTTTTACGTTATTTTAAAACATGCTCGGATAAGGACTTTTCTTTTCACAAATATTCTTTTCTCCAAATACTTGGCTTGGAAGCTTCTCCCTACACCTCTAACCATTTCCCTTTACATCtccaattttttgaaaaatttcaaaactattttctgtaaaaaaaaattaacttaaaaagtaattctttttaaagtttttttctctctaactAAAAAAATCTTACACCCTATTTTTTTGCTTTAACTGATTTCAACGTATTTCGAAATCCATTCaagtttttaacaaattttaaaattcgtcgAAATTTATTAAGGATCTCTTATTTCAAAATCTGCAGNNNNNNNNNNNNNNNNNNNNNNNNNNNNNNNNNNNNNNNNNNNNNNNNNNNNNNNNNNNNNNNNNNNNNNNNNNNNNNNNNNNNNNNNNNNNNNNNNNNNNNNNNNNNNNNNNNNNNNNNNNNNNNNNNNNNNNNNNNNNNNNNNNNNNNNNNNNNNNNNNNNNNNNNNNNNNNNNNNNNNNNNNNNNNNNNNNNNNNNNNNNNNNNNNNNNNNNNNNNNNNNNNNNNNNNNNNNNNNNNNNNNNNNNNNNNNNNNNNNNNNNNNNNNNNNNNNNNNNNNNNNNNNNNNNNNNNNNNNNNNNNNNNNNNNNNNNNNNNNNNNNNNNNNNNNNNNNNNNNNNNNNNNNNNNNNNNNNNNNNNNNNNNNNNNNNNNNNNNNNNNNNNNNNNNNNNNNNNNNNNNNNNNNNNNNNNNNNNNNNNNNNNNNNNNNNNNNNNNNNNNNNNNNNNNNNNNNNNNNNNNNNNNNNNNNNNNNNNNNNNNNNNNNNNNNNNNNNNNNNNNNNNNNNNNNNNNNNNNNNNNNNNNNNNNNNNNNNNNNNNNNNNNNNNNNNNNNNNNNNNNNNNNNNNNNNNNNNNNNNNNNNNNNNNNNNNNNNNNNNNNNNNNNNNNNNNNNNNNNNNNNNNNNNNNNNNNNNNNNNNNNNNNNNNNNNNNNNNNNNNNNNNNNNNNNNNNNNNNNNNNNNNNNNNNNNNNNNNNNNNNNNNNNNNNNNNNNNNNNNNNNNNNNNNNNNNNNNNNNNNNNNNNNNNNNNNNNNNNNNNNNNNNNNNNNNNNNNNNNNNNNNNNNNNNNNNNNNNNNNNNNNNNNNNNNNNNNNNNNNNNNNNNNNNNNNNNNNNNNNNNNNNNNNNNNNNNNNNNNNNNNNNNNNNNNNNNNNNNNNNNNNNNNNNNNNNNNNNNNNNNNNNNNNNNNNNNNNNNNNNNNNNNNNNNNNNNNNNNNNNNNNNNNNNNNNNNNNNNNNNNNNNNNNNNNNNNNNNNNNNNNNNNNNNNNNNNNNNNNNNNNNNNNNNNNNNNNNNNNNNNNNNNNNNNNNNNNNNNNNNNNNNNNNNNNNNNNNNNNNNNNNNNNNNNNNNNNNNNNNNNNNNNNNNNNNNNNNNNNNNNNNNNNNNNNNNNNNNNNNNNNNNNNNNNNNNNNNNNNNNNNNNNNNNNNNNNNNNNNNNNNNNNNNNNNNNNNNNNNNNNNNNNNNNNNNNNNNNNNNNNNNNNNNNNNNNNNNNNNNNNNNNNNNNNNNNNNNNNNNNNNNNNNNNNNNNNNNNNNNNNNNNNNNNNNNNNNNNNNNNNNNNNNNNNNNNNNNNNNNNNNNNNNNNNNNNNNNNNNNNNNNNNNNNNNNNNNNNNNNNNNNNNNNNNNNNNNNNNNNNNNNNNNNNNNNNNNNNNNNNNNNNNNNNNNNNNNNNNNNNNNNNNNNNNNNNNNNNNNNNNNNNNNNNNNNNNNNNNNNNNNNNNNNNNNNNNNNNNNNNNNNNNNNNNNNNNNNNNNNNNNNNNNNNNNNNNNNNNNNNNNNNNNNNNNNNNNNNNNNNNNNNNNNNNNNNNNNNNNNNNNNNNNNNNNNNNNNNNNNNNNNNNNNNNNNNNNNNNNNNNNNNNNNNNNNNNNNNNNNNNNNNNNNNNNNNNNNNNNNNNNNNNNNNNNNNNNNNNNNNNNNNNNNNNNNNNNNNNNNNNNNNNNNNNNNNNNNNNNNNNNNNNNNNNNNNNNNNNNNNNNNNNNNNNNNNNNNNNNNNNNNNNNNNNNNNNNNNNNNNNNNNNNNNNNNNNNNNNNNNNNNNNNNNNNNNNNNNNNNNNNNNNNNNNNNNNNNNNNNNNNNNNNNNNNNNNNNNNNNGCAATCCGCTGTTGTGTGCCAGAGTTTCTTGTAAGGTACTACGCGTACCTTAATTAGCTCCCCGTGTTCACGAAGGCCAGTCTCTTTTCCCTGTAGTTGTGTGATTATCTCTTTGTCAACGACCCCTCTGTAAAGGAAAATAGTGATTTCTTCGTCACATCCTCCCttgtcacaaaaaaaaaaaaaaaaaatatgaaaattagaTTTCCAAGCGATAAGAGCAGTAAGGATAAACTCTATCAGCTAAATGTATAAAGAAATGTAGTGATAGTTTCAATGGTTTCTTAAGAAtgattttgaaacattttaGAAGTCAAAGTCAATTTATTTGATAAGTTTACTCGGAGCAAATCATTTCAAGAAATTTATGGACTAATAAACTATTTTCAGTATGTCACGGTATAAGGCTTGTGTGCAAGgtttattaattaatagttaGATTATATTAGCCTCAAAAAACCAGAAATTAAACTGCTTAATTGTTTGCTAAATGCAACATCTAACATAACAACGATATGATACTAAACTATTCATTGCCATTAACAAAACTTGCAAAGCAGGAtcatgaaatttgaaaaagcaATAAGATCAAAAGACAAAAGTATCAGAAACACACCCCAGAGGGAAAAACTCTGCATCCAGTTGTAGAGTCAAGGAAAGCAGTGAGGTCAACCATGACTTCTACATTTAACTTGATACCANTCTCTTCTTCAACCTATCAAAGTCATAAATACAAGAAATCCTGAAAAGTTTAAGACATATACATTACTAGAAAAGATGAATAAAAATGTCGGGTAAACAAGTAAAAAGGCCAGAAAACGTGCACTTTCAGCACTGCTATGTATAAAAAGAAGGACTACATAAGAGGGAGAGAAAAATAGACCTCACGAACAGCAGTTCCAACAAAATCACCTTTGTTATCATCCANCATTCCGGCAGGCAATTCCAAAATAATTCTTCCAACAGGCACCCTTGCcttataaataagaatagtcACAAGATAAAGATTCAGTTATAGATCTAATtaaccaaaaaacaaaaaaaaaaaagctgcGAGGAACCAGCATCTACCTGTTCCGTAAGAACAGCATATGTTTCACCCTCTGATTCCAGGAGTATCAGCACCGCCACAGCTGGTCCTCTTGCAAATACAATGCCTGGAATCTAATAATGGTTTACCTTACTATAAAGGAATGAGATCAGCATTGGGAGCACTAAATATAGATAATTGAAGTGGTTAAATATTTGTAACACAGTCGGCAAGTCCAAGGTCTTAATCATCTTAAATCCCTAAAGCGGATGTGTTTGATACATCTCCATGAGATTACTACAGGCAGGTCAAATCCCTCATGTATTTTCAAACACATGATGTGTGTGGACGTACAATGCTGTTCCAAGCATATGAGAATCTCACAAAGCCCAAACTTATGTGAGATTCCAAGGTGTAGCAAAACAGAAAGGGCACCTAAGTGGGTCTGAGAAGTTAGATGTACAGAGTTATACCCACAAAAGCAGAGAGGCTATTTCCAAGATATGAATGACCCATATCCTCCAGCTCATAAAGCAAAGACCTCATTACTGCTTCAAGGCTTGCCCTCAAATATTGTAGtgcatttatttaaataattttttaaacaaggTTAAGACAATGTGCGTGCTATTATtcaatgtgtgtgtgtgtattgaAAAGCTTTTATCCAAACCATCTCATACCTTTTTCCCCGTTTCCTTGTNAAAAATGTCCGCTTTAAACTTGAGAAACCCAATGCGCTTTCCAAACATGTCAACTCCctgtttatataaaataattgcaCCAAATGTTTGCTAATTATAAGGAAACATGGATAAAGGAAGAATACAATGTAAATatccttttatttaaatttcctCGTAACAAAttctatgataaaaaatacGATATTGTTCAGGGCAAAATTACCAATCCAAGACTCAGCAGCACCAAAATCCAATAGGACCAAACCCATCTTCccaattaatattaaagagaTGGCCACAAGATTTATTATCTCGCATAGATGCACTTTCTAAAAGGAAACTACAGCCATGTTCCAGACTTATTAGGTCAAGGAGGAAGACTTCTAATTGGACACTGCAACTCCTCCACAAAAGCAAGGCTAGGAAACCCAATTATGGTCATCAGAGCATATACTTGCCCAGTTACCTTCATTGCTTGAACTTTTGCATACACAACTTTTTGAGTGCCGATGTGCATGGAGGTTTCTTTATGACTCCCTCCTCCTTCATTCTTCAAAATTCAGCCGTCAGAGGCAAGATCATTGCCCTTCACCCGTACTCAGCCTCATATCAGATCACATTAGCTTCTTGATAGTCTACGAAAGCTTTAAAACTATGTTTTCTGAATGACTGCCTTCTATGGATTACAATCCTAGTTAAAGCCTCCAAAGAAAGAGTAGAATAGCATCAATTAAGTTTCTTGTCATGCATTGTAGACTGAGATACGCACGTTGTGTTTGGTTTCGCTATTAGATTCTTATCCTTCGTCTTAAATGTGAAATAGTCACAAATTTTAATCCAATGTGATGCAGATCCAACACCATAGAGTNATGCAGAGAAAACCTCTTTCACGAACAAGAGTTCCATTCATCAAAAGTTTTAGCTAAATATCTTTGATTACCTGAACTANAACTTGTCTCAGAGTCATGGTGCCATCAGCTAGAATCCCATTGTCAGTTTGCAAGTTATGCAACCACTGCTTGANCAAAGAGGATTCAACAGCATTCCTGCAAGGAGGGCAATGTGAACAACAAACCTAAAGGACCCCAGCTACCTAATGTTATCAGACTCGagacaaataaaatgaaacaagtTACCCCTTTCAAACAACAACGACATACATGCATGTCAATCTTCTTTTACAATTGTCCCTCACGGGAACCAATAAAAAATAGCACCTAACCGAATGAAACCTTCTAGAttctattgaaattttaaagcaTATGAACAGGATCGTATTTGATTATATCTACGTTTCTTTCACATTCAAAATTAAGCAGTAGAAGAAGAGGAAATATGAACGATGACCAGAAATCAGAATGGGAGACGCCNGGAGCAGCAACAATATGAACAGGTTCATTGGGTTTATTAGGCAGTGTGATGGTGTGAGTCAAGGAAGGTGACTCGGAGGACATCTTGCAGCAGAAAACTTTCTTCTTCCAAACCCAACTGGAGGCGTGAGGCCGACTGAACCTTTTCAGCGCACCACATACAGCGCGAACATTCGTAGCCATTGANGCTTATACTTTGGCTTCACCAAGAAGATGCTGAATCAGTTCGACATTGTTATTTTTGGGTTCATTAACGAGGCTTTTTCAGGCCCGAATCTACAAATGCTTGAACCGGGGGATTTCTTGTTGTACCCCGTGTTTTCTTCTTACACCTCCCGGGAGGTGTAAAAGACGGAAGTTGTGGGTGGTCCTTCCTCATCTTCTTCCATCGTCCTACTCCAGTCGTGTGGTCACACTTTCTCTGGCGGTTTTTGAGATCATGTCTTCCCACAATActaaaagctttttaaactcTTTCACTTTTGAAAGACAAATGTTATTTGTACCATAACTTCTATAAACATAACTCCAGAAAATATTTGTCGTCAGAAGTTCATGGTGGTTAAAATCTTACATAAAACTTCAAACATAAACGATGTTAATAGGTATTTCGCCAATTTCAATTCCAAATTGGTATGTTGTAGAAAATATAGAATTCTTTCCGGGAGTAATCGACTGTGATACGAAaatcattcatatttaatttcccttgattaatcaaataattaattatcatacaTAACGACAATGACTAATTAAGGATTATGAATTCCTTATTTAGACCTAAATATAATTCCAAAAAGAATAACTAATTATAACCTGAACTCGGggaaagacaaaaagaaaagaagcttAAAATAATCTTCATACATAGTAGAGTAATTATTACTCTTTTAATCTTAACCAGACNNNNNNNNNNNNNNNNNNNNNNNNNNNNNNNNNNNNNNNNNNNNNNNNNNNNNNNNNNNNNNNNNNNNNNNNNNNNNNNNNNNNNNNNNNNNNNNNNNNNNNNNNNNNNNNNNNNNNNNNNNNNNNNNNNNNNNNNNNNNNNNNNNNNNNNNNNNNNNNNNNNNNNNNNNNNNNNNNNNNNNNNNNNNNNNNNNNNNNNNNNNNNNNNNNNNNNNNNNNNNNNNNNNNNNNNNNNNNNNNNNNNNNNNNNNNNNNNNNNNNNNNNNNNNNNNNNNNNNNNNNNNNNNNNNNNNNNNNNNNNNNNNNNNNNNNNNNNNNNNNNNNNNNNNNNNNNNNNNNNNNNNNNNNNNNNNNNNNNNNNNNNNNNNNNNNNNNNNNNNNNNNNNNNNNNNNNNNNNNNNNNNNNNNNNNNNNNNNNNNNNNNNNNNNNNNNNNNNNNNNNNNNNNNNNNNNNNNNNNNNNNNNNNNNNNNNNNNNNNNNNNNNNNNNNNNNNNNNNNNNNNNNNNNNNNNNNNNNNNNNNNNNNNNNNNNNNNNNNNNNNNNNNNNNNNNNNNNNNNNNNNNNNNNNNNNNNNNNNNNNNNNNNNNNNNNNNNNNNNNNNNNNNNNNNNNNNNNNNNNNNNNNNNNNNNNNNNNNNNNNNNNNNNNNNNNNNNNNNNNNNNNNNNNNNNNNNNNNNNNNNNNNNNNNNNNNNNNNNNNNNNNNNNNNNNNNNNNNNNNNNNNNNNNNNNNNNNNNNNNNNNNNNNNNNNNNNNNNNNNNNNNNNNNNNNNNNNNNNNNNNNNNNNNNNNNNNNNNNNNNNNNNNNNNNNNNNNNNNNNNNNNNNNNNNNNNNNNNNNNNNNNNNNNNNNNNNNNNNNNNNNNNNNNNNNNNNNNNNNNNNNNNNNNNNNNNNNNNNNNNNNNNNNNNNNNNNNNNNNNNNNNNNNNNNNNNNNNNNNNNNNNNNNNNNNNNNNNNNNNNNNNNNNNNNNNNNNNNNNNNNNNNNNNNNNNNNNNNNNNNNNNNNNNNNNNNNNNNNNNNNNNNNNNNNNNNNNNNNNNNNNNNNNNNNNNNNNNNNNNNNNNNNNNNNNNNNNNNNNNNNNNNNNNNNNNNNNNNNNNNNNNNNNNNNNNNNNNNNNNNNNNNNNNNNNNNNNNNNNNNNNNNNNNNNNNNNNNNNNNNNNNNNNNNNNNNNNNNNNNNNNNNNNNNNNNNNNNNNNNNNNNNNNNNNNNNNNNNNNNNNNNNNNNNNNNNNNNNNNNNNNNNNNNNNNNNNNNNNNNNNNNNNNNNNNNNNNNNNNNNNNNNNNNNNNNNNNNNNNNNNNNNNNNNNNNNNNNNNNNNNNNNTTATTTTAGACATTTAATAATTGTTGgacattaataaaattgtataataaaaaaatgtagtaAAAAATTGTTGAGTTTAGGATTATTGTGTGTGGTTGcgggtattttaaaatagttccttgtttatttatttgatacaagaatttttaaaatatacacagCATAATTTATCGATGATTCTTTAGTTCAAAATGGTTGTGAAGTACAGTTTGTTGGTAGTGGAAGGAAGAACACACTCTCTCTGATAAGTAATTATTCACTCACAAAAATGTACACTATACGTTTGTTTATATGTTTCTGAGTATATGTATTGATTTAACAACAGATACAAAGTAAAAGGAAACTCTTATATAGAGTTGGCtcataaagagaaaaatagaatgaaTAAAATGTCTTACTTGAATTAATACAACATCTTTCCTTAATTCAAGTATTAGCCTAAAAATGCCCTAGTTAATCTTTCAACATCTTAAATCTCTCATTCTTTAAAGATTTGATGAAATCTAGTCTTTATATGCTTGTTCCTTTCATGTGACATCGGATTGTTTGCTAGATTTATGGTTAACTTGTTATCTATGAGCAACTGAATAGGTTTCTTCTATCCTAATATCCATTTCACTCATGACAGAGTCCAACTACACAGTTTGACAAGCAACACTTGATCTTGCTATACATTTGGCTTTACATATAGATAAAGCCACCACATATTGCTTCTTACTTTATCAGGAAATTGGTGCTTCCATGGATATAAACACACAACCAGTGGTGCTTTTTCTATCACCACGCTAGTCTACATCTGAATAATACCAACAACTTGTTTTACACTTAAACAGATTTAGGAAACAAGATCCCAAAATCTAAAGTTCCCTTTATGTATCTCATCACCCTCTTTGTAGCCATCATATGTTTCTTCAGTGGTTGCTGCATAAATCTGTCGAGAACTCCCACTGAGAAGTATATATATGGTCTCCTGTTACACAAGTATTTGAGTGA
This genomic stretch from Vigna radiata var. radiata cultivar VC1973A chromosome 7, Vradiata_ver6, whole genome shotgun sequence harbors:
- the LOC106768919 gene encoding copper chaperone for superoxide dismutase, chloroplastic/cytosolic isoform X1, with protein sequence MAFLRSVATTATAVAAVPAAFAFSSLSSSPSSSSSSSSSSSFSRSSDRFGLLKTLATPPSVLHMDHKLSSQPDAVLPELLTEYMVDMKCEGCVNAVKNKLHEINGVKNVEVDLSNQVVRILGSTPVKTMTEALEQTGRKARLIGQGIPEDFLISAAVSEFKGPDIFGVVRLAQVNMELARIEANFSGLSPGKHGWSINEFGDLTRGAASTGKIFNPINEENSKEPLGDLGTLEANENGDAFYTGVKEKLRVADLIGRSMVVYATEDKTKHGITAAVIARSAGVGENYKKLCTCDGTTIWDATDKDFVSSKV
- the LOC106765661 gene encoding nudix hydrolase 14, chloroplastic, with protein sequence MATNVRAVCGALKRFSRPHASSWVWKKKVFCCKMSSESPSLTHTITLPNKPNEPVHIVAAPGVSHSDFWNAVESSLXKQWLHNLQTDNGILADGTMTLRQVXVQGVDMFGKRIGFLKFKADIFXKETGKKIPGIVFARGPAVAVLILLESEGETYAVLTEQARVPVGRIILELPAGMXDDNKGDFVGTAVREVEEEXGIKLNVEVMVDLTAFLDSTTGCRVFPSGGGCDEEITIFLYRGVVDKEIITQLQGKETGLREHGELIKVRVVPYKKLWHTTADYFEIRDP